TGACTTTTTGAGAAATTGGACAGATTACCAAACCGGATTTGGTGATATAGATGGAGAATATTGGTTGGGTAAGTTGTTAGAGCAATCTAGATCAAAGCTTACAATGCCTTTCAATTTACACCAAAAGCTCTGTTAGGCAGGGTAACTATggctatatattttataatcctACATAATAACATTTCATCATTGTTGTATtggtttaaatatttttaattgtgaattatttttaattatatgttatagcatTTCTGTGGAAACTTTTGTGATGAATATCAGACAAAATTGGTTTATTGAATCTCATTTTGCGAGAAAAAAATGTCTGAACTGGTGTACAAAAATGCTCATAAACTTGTTTAAATCAGCGGCCACGATACAGCACCTGTGtctaaactatatataaattgtcagaaatataaacaaagtgtatattaaaaatttattacgttGCAACTATATGAAAGCTAAATATTTTCGGTAATTTTCAATTGCCTAattgttactttatttactTGCTAAGCCAGTCACAACCAGTTGAAGATGTTTTAGCATTGCTTTATAATttagatatttattatattaccaACTATCTAAAATTTCTTGTATACAACAATGTATCAGTGACGCTGTCATTAGATTGCCGACTTGTTTAAATTCCAAATGAGCTTATAATTGATAACAGAGGGGTTCAATTATAGCAAAAACTTCCCCTCttgttttgtaatatatttttaaattattcgtgaataatttttttgcagGTTTAGAAAAAATTCATGCCTTGACCAGGACAAACACAAAACTTTCCATTATTCTCAAAGCTGCTAACGGAGCTACAGAGTCAGGAATCTGGCAgagtttttatataaatgacTCATCAGATGGTTACAGGCTAAAAGTAAGTATGCCACTGTTCTAggtaatataatttgtgtagaGTTTCAGCAGCGACTTTAAGCAAGATGAATGTTACAGAAGAACATGGAACTAGCCGATGCATATCTTAATAATCAGACATCTTCAAACTCATTGCCTCATTATTTCTCATATGAGTGCATTATTTCATTCTGCTAGAAGCTGCACTAACATATTGGCTTCAAAAGTTATTCATGAAAGTAGTTATTGCATTAAAGTCTTCTCTTGTAGGTTTCATATTACACTCATTTATTGCTACCACTGAACAAATGTTTTTGGAAGGTTATTTACAAGTATGACTGCTGCTATAAAAAGGTTGATAGGTTTGTAAGTAAGGAACCTCTGTAAAGCTAAACGTTAAATGTTGGGCCAATTGTGATTTGCGCAGAATTTCCTTGCTATTTGGAGTTAATAATGCATAATATCAAAAACACTTCTATTATAAACTCAAAAACTTTAGctgattttatgatttttataataagtttagacacaaaatataaaaagtagatTAAAGCATTTGGTAACTTGTTATCTGCTAGacatacaaaaattataaagcatctaaaatcattttaataatcTAAATACTACACATATTGTATATCTTGAATGTGTTGGTCAACTAAAACCGGTTTGAGTTTATCTTTAAAACTTGAAGGAGACTTACCTGTATTCCCTGGGGTGGCTGGGcagctgagccgccccaactttttagtgatttttggcGCCCGATTACTCTAAGAACTGCAGTCTAAGATTCACTTGAAATTTATAGCTATTAATTACTAGCGCTCTAGTGCTACTAGCGATGAAGTGAAGAGGCTGACTAATCTAGtgttggttttgcctgccactacTGCAATGagtgagagatccttttctgcattgaagcgaatcaaAACATTGATGAAAAGCCCTATGGagcaggctcgtctaaataatcttttaatattacaaatgtacaaagatgttgaaatagatacaaaaTCAGTTGTacaagatttctgccatggatacattgacagaacaagagctattgtgataaataagtaatagcttttgttctgtcaacgtcccttacagaaatctgtagtggcATGACTCGTATATTGTTCGTTGAAcgaagaaaaagttttgcctaccatgagCAATACACAATTTATTTATGTACATTTTGAGGCTTACAATCGATCGCATTTacgcatactttgagggttgttgatgcttaaaaggtccagagctttgAGGCAGTGCCCCGAACCCCGTTGGTGGCTTACACCGCGTTCCAAACTTCTAACGGCCCcaagtgttcataactagttgccAAAAATTTGCACTGCCAACTtacaaccagggaatacaggcatGGAAAGAGAAGCAAAAACTTTCAATGTGTCATTTAATTTATTTCCGGAAAAAACTTGCATTTTTCTTTATAAACAGGTAAATAATAATGTTAACCTAAAAGAGTTCGTTGGGTTGTCTCTATAACTTAATAGAGAAACAGAGAGTTGTAATACATTAATTGTATTGTTTATAATTATACAACCTATGCATCTCTTCACTAACAGATTAGTAATGATGGCTATCATGGAAGTTTAGGTGCCTTTTGTCTAGACTACCATAATGGGATGAAGTTCAGCACTCCTGATCGTGATCATGACAATAATGTAGACAACTGCGCTCAAGAATATAAAGGTCGGTTAGTTTTAGCTAGTCTTGTCACTTCTTCGTAGACTTTTTTTTTACTGTCAAGTGGAATTTGGTAATTGCTCCAAAGAAATATATTTCCATAGTTCGCCAACAActtttttgcttatttttagaaaaaacttaataaaaagtttgtacTTAAACTCCACGGAAATGTATTGAAGAAACAGTTAGCCGATGCTCAACTCTATTCTATTGAAGGCTGTACATGGATAAATCTGTTCTACTAAACTATTCTTCTGTGTTCAAGATTAGTTTATCATCTCAAAAATCAAATATTGGTCAATCAGCTAAAGCCCAGAAGCTGACTAACAAAGTTTTTGCTGTATAAAAACTGCTGAACAAAGCTTTGAGCCAGAATAATCTTTGCAGCATTAATTTTTCAGCACAGATCTACTCCTGACAGCATTTGTGGTCTCTTCAGCAAGCTTTCTTTGACATATCACTATCAATCATATCACTACTAGCTAGACTCACAAATATTTGACATTTGTGTATTCTTTGTTTAGCCATGAATCTTTATCATGTGCAAACTTTTGCAAATTTCTGCAACTTTTCAACAAAGTCAATAGAAACCGATGTTGACTTTTCTCCTTTTCAGTTTTAGGTGTACAATTCTTTATGTGTATTTAGAGTATGACCTTAGACAgtaaaaatacagtaataatTTTTTGAGTATCATAGATGATACTGAAATGTCGGCATAGACCAGAAGTTTAATTCTGTAAAAAGGAACTTGGAGGTAAACATATCGAATATTTATCTTACTCCAATAATAAACTTCATTTTGAACCATTTTAAGCTATACATGTATCATATTTCAGAGTATTTCATTGTGACTGAATTGTAGGTGGCTGGTGGTACAATTCCTGCCTTTTTGTAATACTGAATAGAGTCTATGATGATAATGGCTTTGGAGGGATAATGTGGAGTTGCAACCCGAACCAGTTCACTGAATCTGTGATGAGAGTTACTAGAGATTAGATGGCGTGCTGACATTCTGTATAGTACAGCAGAAACCCTTCCTTTGAATAACCAATACTTTAAGTAATGAAATTATAGCCGCTGCCGAGAGCAGCTTTTGTCTAGAGACAAAAGGACTTtgctaaatatattacaaaaagcatgAGAGACACAGttctaaatttcaaataaatacatgtagaagaTGGTAATACTAAAGTATTTGTTGCTGAAGAAATGATAATTACGATTTCAATGATTACTGCAAAAGACTGAGACAAAACTGCTTTGGTTCCCTATGTAGTCACTTCTTTGGTCATTGATTACTCGATTGATTGTGCAATTAGCTATTATAACAAATAACTCTTTTAAAAGCAAATAATCAACTTTTGTGGctatgtgatcaattactaggaCTGATGCCATTTCTTATTTTGTTGTTCATATTAAAATTATGTCTTTCTGCATGTTTTATCGCTAGCTATAGCATTTTTAGTAGTTGTAGAGTTTTTTCattaactttaataaaacattttaaaataaaaattttaaaaatttaatgtgATAATTTGCCATAAGTAATAATAAGTGATCAATAAATTGCTGACAGTAGGAATGAGACAGAGACTGTTTTTATTCTCATACATTTAGCTAAAATGTTCACAACTGCTACATATTGAGTTTAACAAACATCCACAAACATGCATATTTATAAAATCAGACTGAATGACACAAGTATACTTAAAAGTTTAATTAGTAAGCACACAAAGTCATACAAATACAGTATtatactaaaattaaaatataataattctGGATCGTCACAAAACATTTGCAGACGGTTTATAATTTCAACTATCCAATTTTTGCAATGATTAAGTCAGATGGAAATGAGCTCGTTTTTCAATtgatttattattacattacataatttttagaGATGCCCctattctaatttcaccagccgattcataTGCCGATTTGGTATACTGattcttattaaaaaataatccgattcagataccgattcagatattttgtgttgcatagataatagTTAATTTTCTTATTCTTATtcttatacataaatatatatacatatatacacaaacatatatatacatacatatctgcatatataaaatacatgtacatactagtTGTACTACCCGGTTTTGCCCGgctaataaaaaggtctttgacagaaaatttatttgtattttacacataaaaacattttccattctaactttcaacctgcataccatgagaaaagtgttgtgtgtagtttaaataaattaggaaaaaacaaaaacaactgtataggttttccaaatttatcaaaccactgtaacttccaaacttcataacttgaaagaagtgtttcatttgaataaattagctaggaaaataaaaatgtaaaggtgtttaaatttaaatgaaagATAATTAGCAATCgcaaaatatagtctgttttactaTGGTtagtataaaaaattatttggtttgtaattatataattttagtttgtttcagttttGGCCTGCAAAAACTGATATTCCAATTGTTGCATGCCGGTTTTGGCATGCGAAAATTTCACAGGCTATTATGGATGTAATTAGCATGGTATAGAAACTCcttgtaattatctaatgcaaacacctcttTGGGAAAAATCCTCAAAGTCATCATCAttgaaaaatagtaacaaaacaatatgcttACCTTAGTAACTTTATAGGTACCTACATTGACTTAAGAGCATTTTGAGGTAATGAGTGTTTGAGAGTTTTACCATTGAGAcggacgtgtaacataaatgctgaaactaactcaaatgaatttaactcactaaacacatacttcaAGGAAGTTTTggtatttattttagtaaactttaacttttaactaaaattttatcatttgtttGTTTGCAAATCTGTTTTACTACAACGGATAACACTGAACTCGCGATGGTGAGCAACGTATATTATTTAATACCATATGTCATCTGTACACAAATCGAtgaaattattgtcgatatcgcaAGGCAGAAAGATTTTGCTCAAAATTAatgaaaaagcattgtgtttactagagttatgcaaaaaaatgttttacaaaaaggGCATCGTAATGTGTGGGCACGATGCTAagttaatacatcatttagcgtgtgaTTACGctgtacagtatatgataccGAAATTGATCAATacgcattgtatagctcagtgatAAAGCGCCTGGAGTTCAAGAGACAAATCAAATTATTAATCCTTGACAACATAACCGACAATATTTTGGATCtttatagtatttaaagtgttGTGCGGAATTTCTGTATAAAATAAGCTTGAATTCACAAAGCAAATTACAagttttgtttgagaatttccaactttaaaaaaactattttttattttaggcaTTCGAACTATTaagtgttattatggcttttgAAAGTACCTCCTTGAACAAGAAGTTACtcatgttgatgacattatagccatttcagttttagattttattgatcacacagataattaaagtagcaacactgactctgatggtggtgaaagtgatagttttgtaagaataaagaACATTGTAGATGACCGTTGTAGCTttgtagcgattgtagcttcacattgCTTTAGCAATGCGCAGAGTGTAAATACACAAAACTTTTAATAGGGCTGTTTATTAACCTGTTGgccaaataaaatatgtaacaaaaaagttctagatagagtttgaggttgaaaaaaaactgtataaatgtacatattatgaagcaaaatagacaatttttggtaaaataggTGGCAGTGGGCCGAAAGCTAAATATTTACATGGATGGCATTTAAAAGGTTAAATTATTACCTGATGAATGCAGAACTATGTATGTTGTGTGTGACACTATTTGCAGTACTCATAACCTTTTGTTATTTGAGCAGTCTTGGTGACACATTGACTTTTGTTAAAGTCTTTGAAAACAGCTTAGCAGTTTCATGGCAAGAAGGCAAATCACACTGGTAATGGGGTTTTCCCCGACTAACTATGAGCTGCACTGATGGGGCTTCAATAGCTGAAAGTCTACTGGCTGTAGCATTGACAGTGTGAATTGACTTCTCACCATATAACCACTAAGTTGTCTCATATAATTTAAGAAACGTCAAAGTGTGACACAAGACAGCttaaatagcaaaatgttaTTCACATTGCACTGAGGCCAATAGTGTCACATTCCACACAAAGCAAtcaatattttacagtaaacttctagcttttttattatttgttaaaaaatggagtatttaaaagaaaataggTTGCTGAAGCTACACTCATCACAGCAAACCGCTTTGTGCATTGGCTGACACGCACTCTAAGAGGCAGTCTGAATATAAGTCTGAATATTATCAAG
The sequence above is drawn from the Watersipora subatra chromosome 5, tzWatSuba1.1, whole genome shotgun sequence genome and encodes:
- the LOC137397160 gene encoding angiopoietin-related protein 2-like, which produces MASEHFPVWCEFIDGHGWTVLQKRFNGYVDFLRNWTDYQTGFGDIDGEYWLGLEKIHALTRTNTKLSIILKAANGATESGIWQSFYINDSSDGYRLKISNDGYHGSLGAFCLDYHNGMKFSTPDRDHDNNVDNCAQEYKGGWWYNSCLFVILNRVYDDNGFGGIMWSCNPNQFTESVMRVTRD